One window from the genome of Puniceicoccus vermicola encodes:
- a CDS encoding response regulator, with product MNVLIIDDEENVLAVTALIVRTTGHRAYTAYNPQQADQILTEKKVHAIILDRMLGKTDGLDYMEELQARGSQIPVVIFTAHMSPNILPEAKRRGARHFIQKPFRPDQIRKTIRLVEKEHWGE from the coding sequence TTGAATGTTCTAATAATAGACGACGAAGAGAATGTACTCGCGGTCACGGCTCTGATTGTGAGAACAACCGGACATCGCGCTTACACCGCTTACAATCCCCAACAAGCGGACCAGATTCTCACAGAGAAAAAGGTCCATGCGATCATCCTTGACCGGATGCTCGGGAAGACGGATGGCTTGGACTACATGGAAGAGTTACAGGCGAGAGGCTCACAGATTCCAGTCGTCATATTTACCGCCCATATGTCTCCTAATATCTTGCCCGAAGCAAAACGACGCGGGGCGCGACATTTCATCCAAAAGCCTTTCCGACCGGATCAAATTCGGAAAACAATCCGCCTCGTAGAGAAAGAACATTGGGGAGAGTAA